The Sphingobacterium lactis sequence CTGTGCAGCATCCAGGGCAGTCTCATCTTCACGTAACTGAACGAGCAGCTGGCCCTTCGAAACAGTGTCACCTTCCTGAACGTTAATTGCTGCAACTGAAGCCGTTATCGGACTGGATATCTGCAGCCAGCCATCAGCGGGTACTACTTTGCCAACACCTATGATGGAAGAAAAGGTCAGAGTGCTGTCAGCATTCCGATCCTTTTCTTCCCGTTCCTTTTTGTTGCTACACGAAGAGGCCAGCAGAGAAAAGCTGCAAAATGCAATCAAAGGAATATTATTTATAATCTTCTTCATTGTTTATCGTATTAGAAACCTTTCCCTCTTCGACATAAATTATTTCATCCGCAAATTTCCGTAGCCTTAGGTCATGGGTTACAATGATTACCGCTTTTCCTTCTTGGGCCAGTTCCTTGAGTTCTTCCATAATGGTTGCCGCACTTTTAGCATCTAAAGAAGCTGTGGGTTCATCGCATAATATCATGGAAGGGTTTGTGACCAATGCGCGTGCTATAGCTACCCGTTGTTTTTGCCCTCCACTTAATTTCTTCGGCAGATTGGCCAACCGATCAGACAACCCTACCGCTGCTAAAGCTTCCTCTGCTCGTTGCCGAGCATCTTTCTTAGAAACACCTTGAAGCAATAAAGGTTGCATGACATTTTCAAGTGCTGTTAATGGTTCTAAAAGATTGAATTGCTGAAAAACAAAACCAATTTCATGTAACCGTAAGTCCGCTAATTTGTTTTCGGATAGTTCTGTGATTTCTCGATCCTTATAATACACTTTTCCTTCTGTTGGATAGATGATACTCCCTACGATGGAAAGTAAGGTCGTTTTGCCGGATCCTGAGGGGCCCATGATCAATGTTAATTTGTTTGCAGAAAAGGTCAGGTCCGTCTTGTCCAGTGCAGTGATTGTTATATCTGCGGTCTGGTAAGTTTTGGAAACATTTTCTAAACGGACAATAACTTCAGGCATGGGCAAATGATGATTGATAAAGTTAGGGAAGTAATGGTCGCTTCCAAAGAAAAAATACGGTTTTTTAGGTGTTTTTGAAAGACTTTCGTAAATTAAATTTAATTAACCGCATTCGAACCTGAAACATAAGGGACTTTCTGTGTTCTTTACAAGGAAAGTCAAAAACCTAAAGCTATGAAGACAAATAATGCTAACCGCTTAGAATCCCTTGATATCCTTCGTGGGTTGGATTTATTTTTACTTGTAGGCTTGCAACCGATTTTGATAGCTTTTGGACAAATAATCGATAATCGTACTTATCATACCTTTCTTCAGCAATTTGAACATGTGGAGTGGGAGGGATTTCGCCTTTGGGATTTAATTATGCCCTTATTTCTCTTCATGACTGGTATTACGATACCTTTCTCGCTGGACCGGAAAATTGAACAACCCGGCAAGGAAGTGTATCGCCATATATTCAGACGATTTGTAGTGCTCTGGATTCTAGGAATGATCGTACAAGGAAATCTGTTGGAATTTAATTACGAAACGATCCGCTTGTATTCCAACACCCTACAGGCCATTGCGGCCGGATACCTTCTCGTGAGTTTGGCCTATCTTCATCTGAATTTGCGGAAATTAATTTCTTTGGGATGCTGTTTTCTGATTATTTATTCCATCCCTATTTCAACCTGGGGTGCATTGCTACCCCATGATAATTTTGCTTTCTATATCGACAGAATGTTTCTGCAGAATTTTATGGATGGTGTTCACTGGACGGATGGATCGTGGAGCTTTTCTGAAAATTATCATTACACCTGGATATGGAGTAGTTTAACCTTTGCTGTAACCGTGCTTATGGGCTGTGTGACGGGGAAATTGATTAAAGATGGGAAAGATAAAGATCCAATCAGGACGGTATGGTATGTCGTGGGTGTGGGAATTGCTTGCATTTTTGTCAGTTTACTGTGGCAGCTACAGCAACCCATCATCAAGAAAATATGGACAGGAAGCATGACGCTCTATTCGGGAGGAATATGCATGGTGCTCATGGGTTTGTTCTATTATCTGATTGATGTCCTCAAAATAGCTGCGCCATTCCGGTGGTTGAAAGTTTACGGAATGAATTCCATCGTTGCCTATGTTGTAGCTTCCATTATTGACTTTAGAAGTGCGGTCCACTCACTCACACATGGAGTCGAAGAATATTTCCCAGCATACAAGGACCTTATCCTAACTGTGGGGAATTATGGCGTCGTATTTTTGATCCTGTTACTCCTTTATAGGAGAGGGATATTTGTGAAGGTTTAAAAGTATTAACAATAAAGGGTGTATTGTTATACACCCCAGTTTCTAAAATTTTCCATTTGTATTTTTCCAATGCTCTTCGGCAGGTATCGTTTCAATGGTATCCCAATGTTCGGCTATTTTTCCATTTTCCACCCGAAATAGGTCATAGAAGGATGTATGTATATTGGCCAGTTTCCCTTCGGATACAACAAGGGCGAAATTGCCTTCCCCTAATACTAGGTGAATTTTATCGTATTCCATTGTAATTCCTTTTTCAGCCATAGTTGCAAGGCTTTGTTTTAAACCGCTGATTTGATCTGGAATGATCGGATTATGCTGCAAGTAATTATCCCCTTCAAAATAATCTTGGATTTTATCCAGATTGCCCTTGACTAAAATCTCCTCTACGAATGATCTGACCAAGTGCTTATTCGTGTCTGTCTTATCCAAATCCTGTACAACCGTTATGCCATCGATCATACTACGGCCGCTGGGATTGGGTTTTGCAGGTCTCTCTTGGAGGTTGTCCCAATGTTCTACAATTTTCCCATCTGCAAAACGGAAGATATCAAACCCAATGCTTTGTCCAAATAGATCGTAATCCGTATGCGTAAATACATAGGCTCCATCCTGAAATACGCGGATGGTCTGAACCTTGGTTTTTTCATGAGGGATACTGTTGAAGAAATCTTTAAAACCTTCATAGCCATCCGCGACTTGCAAATTATGTTGTTTGTACGTGTTTGGGTGGATGGAATTCAGACTTTCCGTATTTCCTGATTCAAAACTCTTCAATAAATTAATGACAGTAGTTTTTTGATCAAGAACCTGCCGTTTGTTAATTTGATGATCTTGTGATTTTCCTTCTACTGCACTCATCAGTCCGAGAAGAATCATTATTGCTGCTTTATTTTTCATGATTTTATCTGTATTAAATGATATACAAAGGTGCCATGATGCATAGAAAATCTCGTGATACAAAAGTGCTGAAGAATGATACTTTTGATCCTTGGAACTTTATTTTCTGATTTTTGCCCTAAAATTGTTGGGCGTTGTGTGGAGGTGTCTTTTGAAGAACTTATTGAAATTGGTGTTTTCTTCAAAGCCCAATTTAAACGAAATTTCCTTGATGCTATACGCACTATAGGAAAGCAGACGCTTAGATTCCAAGATTATGCGTTCCTCGATAATTGTTTTGGGACTTTTTCCTAAGATTTTTTGCGTCAATTGATTCAGGCGTTTGGGGGTTACGGCCAGTTCATCAGCATAAGCAGCTACCTGTTTTTGGAAATGGTATTTTTGATCTAGTAATTCTTTGAATTTATTGATCGTTAAGATTTGTTCGCTATCGTGACTTGTGTTTGGATGTTGCTCGTTATGTATTCTAC is a genomic window containing:
- a CDS encoding ABC transporter ATP-binding protein, whose amino-acid sequence is MPEVIVRLENVSKTYQTADITITALDKTDLTFSANKLTLIMGPSGSGKTTLLSIVGSIIYPTEGKVYYKDREITELSENKLADLRLHEIGFVFQQFNLLEPLTALENVMQPLLLQGVSKKDARQRAEEALAAVGLSDRLANLPKKLSGGQKQRVAIARALVTNPSMILCDEPTASLDAKSAATIMEELKELAQEGKAVIIVTHDLRLRKFADEIIYVEEGKVSNTINNEEDYK
- a CDS encoding acyltransferase family protein; this translates as MKTNNANRLESLDILRGLDLFLLVGLQPILIAFGQIIDNRTYHTFLQQFEHVEWEGFRLWDLIMPLFLFMTGITIPFSLDRKIEQPGKEVYRHIFRRFVVLWILGMIVQGNLLEFNYETIRLYSNTLQAIAAGYLLVSLAYLHLNLRKLISLGCCFLIIYSIPISTWGALLPHDNFAFYIDRMFLQNFMDGVHWTDGSWSFSENYHYTWIWSSLTFAVTVLMGCVTGKLIKDGKDKDPIRTVWYVVGVGIACIFVSLLWQLQQPIIKKIWTGSMTLYSGGICMVLMGLFYYLIDVLKIAAPFRWLKVYGMNSIVAYVVASIIDFRSAVHSLTHGVEEYFPAYKDLILTVGNYGVVFLILLLLYRRGIFVKV
- a CDS encoding nuclear transport factor 2 family protein, with the protein product MKNKAAIMILLGLMSAVEGKSQDHQINKRQVLDQKTTVINLLKSFESGNTESLNSIHPNTYKQHNLQVADGYEGFKDFFNSIPHEKTKVQTIRVFQDGAYVFTHTDYDLFGQSIGFDIFRFADGKIVEHWDNLQERPAKPNPSGRSMIDGITVVQDLDKTDTNKHLVRSFVEEILVKGNLDKIQDYFEGDNYLQHNPIIPDQISGLKQSLATMAEKGITMEYDKIHLVLGEGNFALVVSEGKLANIHTSFYDLFRVENGKIAEHWDTIETIPAEEHWKNTNGKF